The Arachis ipaensis cultivar K30076 chromosome B07, Araip1.1, whole genome shotgun sequence genome includes a window with the following:
- the LOC110264336 gene encoding uncharacterized protein LOC110264336, which translates to MEKLTKPVLSPLPKFKSSHNFRNSHLSDSTLTAIYHPPPLHRHDSPLLPSPSLTLTVSLQNRHLPMSEGRGKNVVAFSHRSLNIAAASSTVSVAASSSVFVAASSKILAGLSRSMSISFLAIRRSSFPLSLWCSVPFRRFCALCSPSLGRFLYTLSRCQSEPFTDLLSSGFFAS; encoded by the exons ATGGAGAAGCTCACCAAGCCTGTACTCTCTccacttccaaaattcaaatcctCTCACAATTTCAGAAATTCGCACCTCTCTGACTCTACTCTCACCGCCATCTACCACCCTCCTCCCCTCCACCGCCATGATTCTCCCCTCTTACCATCACCGTCTCTCACTCTCACGGTCTCACTGCAAAATCGTCATCTTCCCATGTCTGAGGGCCGAGGCAAAAATGTCGTCGCTTTCTCTCATCGCAGCCTGAACATCGCCGCCGCCTCCAGCACGGTCTCCGTCGCCGCTTCTAGTTCGGTCTTCGTTGCCGCTTCCAGCAAGATCTTGGCCGGTCTTAGTCGCAGCATGTCCATCAGCTTCTTGGCCATTCGTCGCTCTTCCTTCCC TCTCTCGCTTTGGTGTTCTGTGCCTTTCCGCCGCTTCTGTGCTCTCTGCTCACCAAGTCTCGGTCGCTTCCTCTATACTCTCTCTCGCTGCCAGTCAGAGCCCTTCACCGATCTCCTCTCTTCTGGTTTTTTTGCCTCTTGA